In a single window of the Nocardioides sp. L-11A genome:
- a CDS encoding ABC transporter permease, whose amino-acid sequence MSANIAVRAGRGTAAARRSTTRRIVPADWLAVIATFVVVVGAWEAIVRIWDISEIVLPPPSMIAQSLYDGLVHGTFLANLRYTLTETVLGFLIAAVLGIGLGALVSEVRWIRRAIYPYIVAFQTVPKIALAPLLVIWFGFGMTSKVIVAVTVAFFPIIVNTIEGLQNTEQQRVDMIRAMGAGRVETFRRVKLPSALPYIFAGLDAAIVLSLLGAVVGEFMGARAGLGNQILTFNAVLDISGSFAVLVLLSLIGYLLHLILVLVQRRVVFWTKVSSTSSGV is encoded by the coding sequence ATGTCCGCCAATATCGCGGTGAGGGCCGGGCGGGGGACCGCCGCCGCACGCCGATCCACCACGCGCCGCATCGTCCCGGCCGACTGGCTGGCCGTGATCGCCACCTTCGTCGTCGTGGTCGGCGCGTGGGAGGCGATCGTCCGGATCTGGGACATCTCCGAGATCGTCCTGCCGCCGCCGTCGATGATCGCGCAGAGCCTGTACGACGGCCTGGTCCACGGGACCTTCCTGGCGAACCTGCGCTACACGCTGACCGAGACGGTGCTGGGCTTCCTGATCGCCGCGGTGCTCGGCATCGGGCTCGGCGCCCTCGTCTCGGAGGTGCGCTGGATCCGGCGCGCCATCTATCCCTATATCGTCGCCTTCCAGACGGTGCCGAAGATCGCGCTGGCCCCGCTGCTGGTGATCTGGTTCGGGTTCGGAATGACCAGCAAGGTCATCGTCGCGGTGACGGTCGCGTTCTTCCCCATCATCGTCAACACGATCGAGGGCCTGCAGAACACCGAGCAGCAGCGGGTGGACATGATCCGCGCGATGGGCGCGGGGCGGGTCGAGACGTTCCGGCGGGTCAAGCTGCCCTCGGCGCTGCCCTACATCTTCGCGGGGCTCGACGCCGCCATCGTCCTCTCGCTCCTCGGCGCGGTCGTGGGCGAGTTCATGGGCGCCCGGGCGGGTCTCGGCAACCAGATCCTCACCTTCAACGCGGTCCTGGACATCTCCGGCTCGTTCGCCGTGCTGGTGCTGCTGTCCCTGATCGGCTACCTCCTCCACCTGATCCTGGTCCTCGTCCAACGGCGGGTCGTCTTCTGGACCAAGGTCAGCTCCACCTCCAGCGGCGTCTGA
- a CDS encoding ABC transporter ATP-binding protein, with the protein MSNTDVLSESTTTDSLITIEQVTLAYPTATGTPVQALHPIDLEIADGTFVSLVGPSGCGKSTLLKILAGLLRQSEGAVQLGGRELSGPSPDVGVVFQQPVLLPWLTILDNVLLPIRVQKRDVARSRDRAMDLLRMVGLDGFEKRYPAELSGGMQQRAGIVRALVPNPRILLMDEPFGALDALTRERMNDDLQRIWSEERKTVFFITHSIPEAVYLSDRVLVMSERPGRIVADFSVDIERPRRLDATGDPRFQQTATQIRGLLNARGGID; encoded by the coding sequence ATGTCGAACACCGACGTGTTGTCGGAATCCACGACCACGGACAGCCTGATCACGATCGAGCAGGTGACGCTGGCCTATCCGACGGCCACCGGCACCCCGGTCCAGGCGCTGCATCCGATCGACCTCGAGATCGCCGACGGCACCTTCGTGTCGCTGGTCGGGCCCTCGGGGTGCGGGAAGAGCACCCTGCTCAAGATCCTGGCGGGGCTGCTGCGCCAGAGCGAGGGCGCGGTCCAGCTCGGGGGCCGCGAGCTGAGCGGACCCTCGCCCGACGTGGGCGTCGTGTTCCAGCAACCGGTCCTGCTGCCCTGGCTGACCATCCTGGACAACGTCCTGCTGCCGATCCGGGTGCAGAAACGCGACGTCGCCCGGTCTCGCGACCGCGCCATGGACCTGCTCCGGATGGTCGGACTGGACGGCTTCGAGAAGAGATATCCCGCCGAGCTCTCCGGAGGCATGCAGCAGCGGGCCGGGATCGTGCGGGCGCTCGTGCCCAATCCGCGGATCCTGTTGATGGACGAGCCGTTCGGCGCGCTCGACGCGCTGACGCGCGAACGGATGAACGACGACCTCCAGCGGATCTGGTCCGAGGAGCGCAAGACGGTCTTCTTCATCACCCACTCGATCCCCGAGGCCGTCTACCTCAGTGACCGGGTGCTGGTCATGTCCGAGCGTCCGGGCCGGATCGTGGCCGACTTCTCGGTCGACATCGAGCGGCCCCGCCGGCTCGACGCGACCGGGGACCCGAGGTTCCAGCAGACGGCCACCCAGATCCGTGGCCTGCTCAACGCCCGAGGAGGGATCGACTGA
- a CDS encoding acetate--CoA ligase family protein, producing MAELAALLDPASIAVVGASPRGNRGSQILENLRRFGSTARIHPVHPTAASIAGYDAVPDLGSLPEPVDFVAVALGAEPALDVLEEAIAGGARAGLLIASGFGEGATGGERRERLSRLVGESDFLLCGPNCYGILNATTGFAAYSGQIVTPFAAGRVALVMQSGALTHAVTDSSIGRGLGLSHLITTGNEVSVTLGQYVAALAEDPGVDVIGVFLEGLRDAEEFARAAIRAAEVGKTVVALSVGRSELGQRAALAHTGAVAGHSEALAGLLRRCGVVQADDLDEFREMLILFSSRIRPTARGLAVASISGGGSGLVADRMTELGIPAARLGERATAELTDVLPDFATVANPLDLTGAAAEDSGLASAALTALRSDPRVGLVALALNVLQGCDGQAELYREQARVLAKQAAQPGAPVVAFGLAGGPADPAIVEVLSEQGVPLLGAMTPALTAIGALMASGAAPEPWVARPTVPRRELGRSVIAGQEALELLSTAGIETPAAFLVADEDAVKTIGAALPDLAVVKVESPGLAHKTEVGGVRTGLAGTEAVARAVAEMRAAIAAGVPDLAVDGFLVQQQVTGPVVECMVGVVRDPQVGPVLTVAPGGVLAELGGRALTTPVPITRREVERMLDSSPLGRLLDGYRGAPRADRTALIDLVVAFGELVDAFGSRLATAELNPVLVRPEGRGAVAVDALFIREEL from the coding sequence ATGGCCGAGCTCGCGGCGCTGCTGGACCCCGCGTCGATCGCCGTCGTCGGTGCCTCGCCACGGGGCAACCGCGGCAGCCAGATCCTGGAGAACCTGCGCAGGTTCGGGTCGACCGCGCGCATCCATCCCGTCCATCCGACCGCCGCGAGCATCGCCGGCTACGACGCGGTTCCTGACCTCGGATCGCTGCCGGAGCCGGTCGACTTCGTCGCCGTCGCGCTCGGCGCGGAGCCGGCGCTCGACGTGCTCGAGGAGGCGATCGCGGGCGGGGCGCGGGCCGGCCTGCTCATCGCCAGCGGCTTCGGCGAGGGCGCGACGGGAGGTGAGCGCCGGGAGCGTCTGAGCCGGCTCGTCGGCGAGTCCGACTTCCTGCTGTGCGGCCCCAACTGCTACGGCATCCTCAACGCGACCACGGGCTTCGCCGCCTACAGCGGGCAGATCGTGACCCCCTTCGCGGCAGGGCGGGTCGCACTCGTGATGCAGTCCGGCGCGCTGACGCATGCCGTCACCGACTCCTCGATCGGGCGCGGCCTGGGCCTGAGTCACCTGATCACGACCGGTAACGAGGTGTCGGTGACGCTCGGGCAGTACGTCGCCGCGCTGGCCGAGGACCCGGGCGTGGATGTGATCGGGGTCTTCCTCGAGGGCCTGCGCGACGCCGAGGAGTTCGCCCGCGCGGCGATCCGGGCCGCCGAGGTCGGCAAGACCGTGGTGGCACTGAGCGTCGGTCGCTCCGAGCTGGGTCAGCGGGCGGCGCTGGCGCACACCGGTGCGGTGGCCGGTCACAGTGAGGCGCTCGCCGGTCTGCTCCGTCGCTGTGGTGTGGTGCAGGCCGACGACCTGGACGAGTTCCGGGAGATGCTGATCCTCTTCTCGAGCCGGATCCGGCCCACGGCCAGGGGACTGGCGGTGGCGTCGATCTCCGGCGGCGGCTCCGGCCTCGTCGCCGACCGGATGACGGAGCTCGGCATCCCGGCGGCACGCCTCGGGGAGCGGGCGACGGCCGAGCTGACCGACGTACTGCCGGACTTCGCCACGGTCGCCAACCCGCTCGACCTGACGGGAGCGGCGGCGGAGGACTCCGGCTTGGCGAGCGCGGCGCTGACCGCGCTGCGCTCGGACCCCCGGGTCGGCCTGGTGGCCCTCGCCCTCAACGTCCTGCAGGGGTGCGACGGCCAGGCCGAGCTGTACCGGGAGCAGGCGCGGGTGCTCGCGAAGCAGGCCGCGCAACCCGGGGCGCCGGTGGTGGCCTTCGGCCTGGCGGGTGGCCCGGCCGACCCGGCGATCGTCGAGGTCCTGAGCGAGCAGGGTGTTCCGCTCCTCGGCGCGATGACCCCGGCGCTCACCGCGATCGGAGCGCTGATGGCATCGGGTGCCGCCCCGGAGCCGTGGGTCGCCCGCCCGACGGTCCCGCGTCGCGAGCTGGGACGCAGTGTCATCGCCGGACAGGAGGCGCTCGAACTGCTGTCCACCGCCGGCATCGAGACCCCGGCCGCCTTCCTGGTGGCCGACGAGGATGCCGTCAAGACGATCGGCGCCGCGCTGCCGGACCTCGCAGTGGTCAAGGTCGAGTCGCCCGGCCTGGCGCACAAGACCGAGGTCGGGGGCGTGCGCACGGGGCTCGCGGGCACCGAGGCCGTGGCGCGCGCCGTCGCCGAGATGCGCGCCGCCATCGCGGCCGGCGTCCCCGACCTGGCGGTGGACGGCTTCCTCGTCCAGCAGCAGGTCACCGGACCGGTGGTGGAGTGCATGGTGGGGGTGGTGCGGGACCCGCAGGTGGGCCCGGTGCTCACTGTGGCGCCGGGGGGTGTCCTCGCCGAGCTCGGCGGCCGGGCACTGACCACCCCGGTGCCGATCACCCGGCGGGAGGTGGAGCGCATGCTCGACTCCTCGCCGCTCGGGCGCCTGCTCGACGGCTACCGCGGGGCGCCGCGAGCCGACCGTACGGCCTTGATCGATCTGGTCGTCGCCTTCGGCGAACTGGTCGACGCCTTCGGGTCCCGGCTCGCCACCGCCGAGCTCAACCCGGTCCTCGTCCGGCCCGAGGGCCGCGGCGCAGTCGCAGTCGATGCTCTGTTCATCAGGGAGGAGTTGTGA
- a CDS encoding enoyl-CoA hydratase/isomerase family protein: MSVTAGVATITLNRPAKHNALRQQTFAELGRAFDAADADPSVRAIVLTAAGDRIFCSGIDLDADGLPDNSQEWDDHTRGNAAVISKIWYCDKPVITALNGGAIAGGCNLAVVGDLTIAAEHAFLSEPEIRHGALSPLLMLPWLMQFKAFNELYLTGDRLSAERARESGLVNRVVPADQLRAEAQRLAERVAHAPAYAATLAKRAVRLTLDIQGFKAAQDAHRYIDTYLLASNGVTEKERLMSILAEQGMGAFLRERDTPYGER; the protein is encoded by the coding sequence GTGAGCGTGACGGCGGGTGTCGCCACGATCACGCTCAACCGCCCGGCCAAGCACAACGCCCTGCGGCAGCAGACGTTCGCGGAGCTGGGCCGGGCCTTCGACGCGGCGGACGCCGATCCCTCGGTGCGGGCGATCGTGCTCACAGCCGCCGGCGACCGGATCTTCTGCTCCGGGATCGACCTCGATGCCGACGGGCTGCCGGACAACTCCCAGGAGTGGGACGACCACACCCGCGGCAACGCCGCGGTGATCAGCAAGATCTGGTACTGCGACAAGCCGGTGATCACCGCACTCAACGGCGGCGCCATCGCCGGCGGCTGCAACCTCGCGGTGGTGGGCGACCTCACGATCGCCGCCGAGCACGCCTTCCTCTCCGAGCCAGAGATCCGGCACGGTGCACTCTCGCCGCTGCTGATGCTGCCCTGGCTCATGCAGTTCAAGGCATTCAACGAGCTCTACCTGACCGGCGACCGGCTCTCCGCCGAGCGGGCCCGCGAGTCCGGCCTGGTGAACCGTGTGGTGCCGGCGGACCAGCTGCGGGCCGAGGCACAGCGGTTGGCCGAGCGGGTCGCCCACGCGCCGGCGTACGCCGCGACGCTGGCGAAGCGGGCGGTCCGGCTCACGCTCGACATCCAGGGCTTCAAGGCGGCGCAGGACGCGCACCGCTATATCGACACCTACCTGCTGGCATCGAACGGCGTGACCGAGAAGGAGCGGCTCATGAGCATCCTCGCGGAGCAGGGCATGGGCGCGTTCCTCCGCGAGCGGGACACGCCCTACGGGGAGCGATGA
- the ccrA gene encoding crotonyl-CoA carboxylase/reductase, producing the protein MSEHRRSAATFEGSVPLGQLPEPGEVPSHMTALVVRAERFGDPQTAFQVEERIEVPPLGPDEVLIGVKAAGVNYNNVWAARGYPVDVIAARQRAGEPYDFHIGGSDASGIVYATGDAVSDIRVGDEVIVHPGYWDPADPWIATGKDAMIAPSAQIWGYNTNFGSFAQFARVQAHQVLPKASRLSWAEAAAPTLVGTTAYRMLHGWAGNTLQAGDVVLVWGGSGGLGTQAIQLASLAGARAVAVVSDDERGQYAEKLGAIGYINRNDFSHWGIPPLVDDADGQKAWTAEARRFGKAVWDIVGERKDPAIVFEHPGSATIPTSILVCEPGGMVVICAGTTGYDAMVDLRYHWTRQKRLQGSHGTNDEQARAYNDLVRDGAIDPCVGRVVPFADLPRVHAEMGRGEQVFGNTVALVAAADENDGRG; encoded by the coding sequence GTGAGCGAGCACCGCAGGTCAGCGGCGACGTTCGAGGGATCGGTCCCGCTGGGGCAGCTCCCGGAGCCGGGCGAGGTGCCGAGCCACATGACGGCGCTCGTCGTGCGGGCGGAGCGCTTCGGCGACCCGCAGACCGCGTTCCAGGTCGAGGAGCGGATCGAGGTCCCTCCGCTCGGTCCGGACGAGGTCCTCATCGGCGTCAAGGCCGCCGGCGTCAACTACAACAACGTCTGGGCGGCGCGGGGCTACCCGGTCGACGTGATCGCGGCCCGCCAGCGGGCGGGCGAGCCCTACGACTTCCACATCGGCGGATCCGACGCATCGGGCATCGTCTACGCGACCGGCGATGCCGTCAGCGACATCCGCGTCGGAGACGAGGTCATCGTCCATCCGGGCTACTGGGACCCCGCCGACCCGTGGATCGCCACGGGCAAGGACGCGATGATCGCGCCGAGCGCGCAGATCTGGGGCTACAACACGAACTTCGGCTCCTTCGCCCAGTTCGCGCGCGTCCAGGCGCACCAGGTCCTGCCCAAGGCCAGCCGGCTCAGCTGGGCCGAGGCGGCGGCACCGACCCTGGTCGGCACCACGGCCTACCGGATGCTGCACGGCTGGGCGGGCAACACCCTGCAGGCCGGCGACGTCGTACTCGTCTGGGGAGGCTCGGGCGGTCTCGGCACCCAGGCGATCCAGCTGGCGAGCCTGGCGGGCGCCCGGGCGGTCGCGGTCGTCTCCGATGACGAGCGCGGTCAGTACGCCGAGAAGCTCGGCGCGATCGGCTACATCAACCGCAATGACTTCTCCCACTGGGGCATTCCGCCGCTGGTCGACGACGCGGACGGGCAGAAGGCATGGACGGCCGAGGCCCGGCGCTTCGGCAAGGCCGTCTGGGACATCGTGGGGGAGCGCAAGGACCCGGCGATCGTGTTCGAGCACCCCGGCAGCGCGACCATCCCGACCAGCATCCTCGTGTGCGAGCCCGGCGGCATGGTCGTCATCTGCGCCGGCACGACCGGCTACGACGCGATGGTCGACCTCCGCTACCACTGGACGCGGCAGAAGCGGCTGCAGGGCAGCCACGGGACCAACGACGAGCAGGCCCGCGCCTACAACGACCTCGTCCGGGACGGGGCGATCGACCCGTGCGTCGGTCGCGTCGTGCCCTTCGCCGACCTTCCGCGTGTGCATGCCGAGATGGGACGCGGCGAGCAGGTCTTCGGCAACACGGTCGCGCTGGTCGCGGCGGCCGACGAGAACGACGGACGGGGCTGA
- a CDS encoding IclR family transcriptional regulator — MSDPQPERRPAYLIDSAENALRILMQLRNAPEIRVTQVSDELGVARSTAHRLLSTLTYVGFLRHDPIRRAYVPGSVLVEIALASTGHRQLRQVAMPHIVRLSKEIEWTIHLSVLEGSDIRFIDGAESPRPVRVTARVGSRFPAHSTSSGKILLADLPSKHLRSLYPDHPAPVTEHTVDSLTALERELATVREQGYATNLGENEIGLHAVSVPIRTERSGLVAAMAAARPSVTAAPAEFPEIIARLRSTAAEIARQLEAVE, encoded by the coding sequence ATGAGCGACCCCCAGCCGGAGCGGAGGCCCGCGTACCTGATCGACTCCGCGGAGAACGCGCTACGGATCCTGATGCAGCTGCGCAACGCCCCGGAGATCCGGGTGACCCAGGTCAGCGACGAGCTCGGCGTGGCCCGCTCGACGGCCCACCGCCTGCTGTCGACGCTCACCTATGTGGGCTTCCTGCGCCACGACCCGATCCGCCGGGCCTATGTGCCGGGCAGCGTCCTCGTCGAGATCGCCCTCGCGTCGACCGGTCACCGCCAGCTGCGCCAGGTCGCCATGCCGCACATCGTGCGGCTCTCCAAGGAGATCGAGTGGACCATCCACCTCTCCGTCCTCGAAGGCTCCGACATCCGGTTCATCGACGGAGCGGAGAGCCCGCGCCCGGTGCGGGTGACCGCGCGCGTCGGCTCCCGGTTCCCCGCGCACAGCACGAGCAGCGGCAAGATCCTGCTCGCCGACCTCCCGAGCAAGCACCTGCGCAGCCTCTACCCCGATCACCCGGCCCCGGTCACCGAGCACACCGTCGACTCCCTCACGGCGCTCGAGCGCGAGCTCGCGACGGTGCGCGAGCAGGGCTACGCCACCAACCTCGGCGAGAACGAGATCGGCCTGCACGCCGTGTCCGTCCCCATCCGCACCGAGCGGTCCGGGCTCGTCGCCGCCATGGCCGCAGCCCGGCCGTCGGTGACCGCCGCGCCGGCGGAGTTCCCCGAGATCATCGCCCGGCTCCGCTCGACCGCGGCCGAGATCGCCCGGCAGCTCGAGGCGGTCGAGTAG
- a CDS encoding alpha/beta fold hydrolase, translated as MTLHHTALGTTGSRVVFLHGLFGQGKNWTGVAKQLAERHRVLLVDLPHHGRSPWPDRFDFAGAAGDVLATVSAAGGDEPITLVGHSLGGKVAMVLALLHPERVERLCVADISPVTYPESREFPGYIAAMRDLDLTRVVHRADADRLLAPAVPDPTVRSFLLQNLRRDPTAASGWSWQVNLDVLDRDLAEISAWPEEELAGRAPYDGPVLWLAGGRSSYVLPDYEPAMDRWFPRNRKVTLKDTGHWLHSERPELFLEVLRRFLGD; from the coding sequence GTGACGCTTCACCACACGGCTCTCGGGACCACCGGGAGCCGTGTGGTCTTCCTGCACGGCCTCTTCGGCCAGGGCAAGAACTGGACCGGTGTCGCCAAGCAGCTGGCCGAGCGGCACCGGGTCCTGCTCGTCGACCTGCCGCACCACGGTCGCTCGCCGTGGCCGGACCGGTTCGACTTCGCCGGGGCCGCCGGTGACGTTCTCGCCACCGTGAGCGCGGCGGGTGGCGACGAGCCGATCACGCTGGTCGGGCACTCGCTCGGCGGCAAGGTCGCGATGGTGCTGGCCCTGCTCCACCCCGAGCGGGTCGAGCGCCTGTGCGTCGCCGACATCTCGCCGGTGACCTACCCCGAGAGCCGTGAGTTCCCCGGCTACATCGCCGCGATGCGCGACCTGGACCTGACCCGGGTGGTGCACCGCGCCGACGCGGACCGGCTGCTCGCGCCCGCCGTACCGGACCCGACGGTGCGCTCCTTCCTGCTCCAGAACCTCCGCCGCGACCCCACCGCGGCGTCCGGGTGGTCCTGGCAGGTCAACCTCGATGTGCTCGACCGGGACCTCGCCGAGATCAGCGCCTGGCCCGAGGAGGAGCTCGCCGGACGGGCGCCGTACGACGGCCCGGTGCTGTGGCTCGCCGGTGGCCGCTCGTCGTACGTCCTCCCGGACTACGAGCCCGCGATGGACCGCTGGTTCCCGCGCAACCGCAAGGTGACCCTCAAGGACACCGGGCACTGGCTGCACTCCGAGCGCCCCGAGCTCTTCCTCGAGGTGCTGCGCCGGTTCCTCGGAGACTGA
- a CDS encoding 3-hydroxyacyl-CoA dehydrogenase NAD-binding domain-containing protein has protein sequence MTSSEQIFNTLVLPYLNHAVRTYESGYASVSDIDAAMRFGCGYPKGPLTVVDEIGIAQVRDLLGARFAETGDHLHEPAGLLDKLVAEGRTFADEAAAAGEGAAPTLRHEITSVGVVGTGTMASGIVQVFAQAGYDVVFVGRSQDKLDGVIGYITKNLDRAIAKGKGTEGDKDALLGRLTGSTEREALGGVDIVVEAIAEDLELKLQLFRDLDRIAKPGAILATTTSSLPITKLGEATGRPQDVIGMHFFNPAPVMKLVEIITTAATSAEVDETVRALTANVGKVGVSAGDRAGFIVNLLLFPYLNDAIKLAESGVELATIDAAIKETAGLPMGPFELLDVVGNDVSLAIQKELHGEFGEPGFAPAATLVAKVEAGELGRKTGKGFHTY, from the coding sequence ATGACTTCGAGCGAGCAGATCTTCAACACGCTGGTGCTGCCGTACCTCAACCACGCGGTCCGCACCTACGAGTCGGGTTACGCCTCGGTGAGCGACATCGACGCGGCCATGCGCTTCGGCTGCGGCTACCCGAAGGGTCCGCTGACCGTCGTGGACGAGATCGGCATCGCCCAGGTCCGCGACCTGCTGGGCGCCCGCTTCGCCGAGACCGGCGACCACCTCCACGAGCCGGCCGGCCTGCTCGACAAGCTCGTTGCCGAGGGACGCACCTTCGCCGACGAGGCCGCCGCCGCGGGCGAGGGCGCCGCGCCGACGTTGCGCCACGAGATCACGAGCGTGGGCGTGGTCGGTACCGGCACGATGGCCTCGGGCATCGTCCAGGTCTTCGCGCAGGCCGGGTACGACGTCGTCTTCGTCGGCCGCAGCCAGGACAAGCTCGACGGCGTCATCGGCTACATCACCAAGAACCTCGACCGCGCCATCGCCAAGGGCAAGGGCACCGAGGGCGACAAGGATGCGCTGCTCGGCAGGCTGACCGGCTCGACCGAGCGCGAGGCGCTGGGCGGCGTCGACATCGTCGTGGAGGCGATCGCCGAGGACCTCGAGCTCAAGCTGCAGCTCTTCCGTGACCTCGACCGGATCGCCAAGCCGGGCGCCATCCTCGCGACCACCACCTCCTCGCTCCCGATCACCAAGCTGGGCGAGGCGACCGGCCGCCCGCAGGACGTGATCGGCATGCACTTCTTCAACCCGGCCCCGGTGATGAAGCTGGTCGAGATCATCACGACCGCGGCCACCTCCGCCGAGGTCGACGAGACCGTGCGCGCGCTCACCGCGAACGTCGGCAAGGTCGGCGTCTCCGCCGGCGACCGGGCCGGCTTCATCGTCAACCTGCTGCTGTTCCCCTACCTCAACGACGCCATCAAGCTGGCCGAGAGCGGTGTGGAGCTGGCAACCATCGACGCCGCGATCAAGGAGACCGCCGGCCTGCCGATGGGCCCGTTCGAGCTGCTCGACGTCGTCGGCAACGACGTGTCGCTGGCCATCCAGAAGGAGCTGCACGGCGAGTTCGGCGAGCCGGGCTTCGCGCCGGCGGCCACCCTGGTCGCCAAGGTCGAGGCCGGCGAGCTCGGTCGCAAGACCGGCAAGGGTTTCCACACCTACTGA
- a CDS encoding DUF167 domain-containing protein — protein sequence MEIEPDQPWWRPEQGSTTAWLLSVRVQPGASRTGVAGPTGVDGAELKVRLASPPVDGRANDELVRWLAKQLGVPRSAVELVRGQTSRSKVVRVVVPRPRD from the coding sequence GTGGAGATCGAGCCCGACCAGCCGTGGTGGCGTCCGGAGCAGGGGAGTACGACGGCCTGGCTGCTCTCCGTCCGGGTCCAGCCGGGCGCGTCCCGCACCGGCGTGGCCGGTCCGACCGGCGTCGACGGTGCGGAGCTGAAGGTCCGGCTCGCGTCGCCGCCCGTGGACGGCCGGGCCAACGACGAACTGGTGCGGTGGCTGGCCAAGCAGCTCGGCGTACCCCGCTCGGCGGTGGAGCTGGTCCGCGGTCAGACCTCGCGCTCGAAGGTGGTGCGGGTCGTCGTACCGCGGCCGCGGGACTGA
- the nucS gene encoding endonuclease NucS, which produces MRLVVARCQVDYAGRLTAHLPMATRVLMIKADGSVLVHSDGGSYKPLNWMSPPCTVREGKDEDGRVEWTVTAKAAKGQTPDTLRILIDEIHHDTQHELGIDPGLQKDGVEKHLQELLAEHPATLADGLTLVRREFPTAIGPVDLMCRDGAGLSVAVEIKRRGEIDGVEQLTRYLELLNRDPLLTGKGAVRGIFAAQEIKPQARVLAEDRGISCAVIDYDALRGLDNAEDRLF; this is translated from the coding sequence GTGAGACTCGTCGTGGCGCGTTGCCAGGTGGACTATGCAGGCCGGTTGACCGCCCATCTGCCGATGGCCACCCGGGTGCTCATGATCAAGGCCGACGGCTCGGTCCTCGTGCACTCCGACGGCGGCTCCTACAAGCCGCTGAACTGGATGTCGCCGCCGTGCACCGTCCGCGAGGGCAAGGACGAGGACGGCCGGGTCGAGTGGACGGTCACCGCGAAGGCGGCCAAGGGCCAGACGCCGGACACGCTGCGGATCCTCATCGACGAGATTCACCACGACACGCAGCACGAACTCGGCATCGATCCGGGCCTGCAGAAGGACGGGGTCGAGAAGCACCTCCAGGAGCTCCTCGCGGAGCATCCCGCGACCCTCGCCGACGGCCTGACCCTGGTCCGCCGCGAGTTCCCGACGGCGATCGGTCCGGTCGACCTGATGTGCCGCGACGGCGCGGGGCTCTCGGTCGCGGTCGAGATCAAGCGGCGCGGCGAGATCGACGGCGTCGAGCAGCTCACCCGCTATCTCGAGCTCCTCAACCGCGACCCGCTGCTCACCGGCAAGGGAGCGGTGCGCGGCATCTTCGCCGCCCAGGAGATCAAGCCCCAGGCCCGGGTGCTCGCCGAGGATCGGGGGATCTCCTGCGCGGTGATCGACTACGACGCCCTCCGCGGCCTCGACAACGCCGAAGACCGGCTGTTCTGA
- a CDS encoding DUF952 domain-containing protein, whose translation MTPIFHIALLRDWETAQRAGSYTVSTRDRSLAEVGFIHASRADQWTGVRDRFYADVTEPMVLLQIDPARLDVPIVEEVPAPGAEETFPHIYGPLPVTAVVKAIPLPGDTGAAAAPTGTAGPTGATSPTVRSVGTGAADGEPAESFSRLYFREMFFNVILLCVVIAVGLLGAAVGHAVSDDGGTGIGGLAGAALGIVVAVVLFRRRHADR comes from the coding sequence ATGACGCCGATCTTCCATATCGCCCTGCTCCGCGACTGGGAGACCGCGCAGCGCGCGGGCAGCTACACGGTCTCGACCCGCGACCGGTCGCTGGCCGAGGTGGGGTTCATCCACGCCAGCCGCGCCGACCAGTGGACGGGCGTGCGCGACCGGTTCTACGCCGACGTCACCGAGCCGATGGTGCTGCTCCAGATCGACCCGGCGCGGCTCGACGTACCGATCGTCGAGGAGGTGCCTGCGCCCGGCGCCGAGGAGACCTTCCCCCACATCTACGGCCCCCTGCCGGTGACGGCGGTGGTCAAGGCGATCCCCCTGCCGGGCGACACCGGTGCCGCAGCAGCCCCGACCGGCACGGCCGGCCCGACGGGCGCGACAAGCCCGACGGTGCGGTCGGTCGGCACCGGCGCGGCCGACGGAGAGCCCGCCGAGAGCTTCTCGCGGCTCTACTTCCGCGAGATGTTCTTCAACGTGATCCTGCTCTGCGTCGTCATCGCCGTCGGACTGCTGGGCGCGGCCGTGGGCCACGCCGTGTCGGACGACGGCGGCACGGGCATCGGCGGCCTGGCGGGTGCCGCGCTCGGGATCGTGGTGGCGGTCGTGCTGTTCCGTCGGCGGCACGCCGACCGCTGA